The Fusobacterium sp. DD2 DNA segment ATTTCAGGTACTTTATTTTTAAGTTCCATTAAGATATCTTTATATCTTTTTTCAACTTTATTTGCATTTATGATTAAAACAACCATTGCCTGGTTTTGTGAATTTGTTCTAACCATTATATTCCTTAAGATTCCTTCATGCTTTTTCTCATCATATACAGAGACTTTTTCTCTATTTAAGATTACTTTTAACTCTTTTATTATCTTGTTTCCAAGTTTTGAGTTAAGTATATTTTCTTCAACTTCAAAGACTTCATGACTTTTTCTTTTAAAGAATCCTGTTATTATCTCTCCATTTACTTTTGAAAATGGTTCAATTATTTTATTTCTGTAATGATATGGATTAACACTTCCTATAGTATTATTTACTACAACACTATGGTTTTTTCCTATTTTTTTCATTACATCTTCAACCATTTCTTTTTTATACTTAAGCTGTGCATCATACTTAAGCATTGCAAAATCGCAACCTTGGAAGTCTTCAAAAGAGATTTTAGAACTGTCTTCAATTCTCTCTTCTCCAGGAGTTATAATCTCCTCAATAAGACCTCTTCCGTAAGTTTTCTTTACAGAGATTATCTTAACTTTTAAGATATCCCCAGGAACTGACATTGGAACGAAAACTGCAAAGTCTTCATAATATCCAAGTCCCTCTCCTCCATTTACGATTTTATCTATCTTAATCTCTATTATTTCATTCTTCTTTACCATCTGTTCCTCCACAGAGTTTAATTATTTATCTGGAAAAATTTTATCTCTTTTGAGATGACCATGTTTTTTTTACTTCTCATCTCATTACCAATTCTTTCCAAATCTACAACATTGTCATATTCCATCTCTTTTTTTTCAACTTCTTTTTCCAGTTCTTCCAACTCTTTTCTAGTATTTCTTACAGCAATTTCGCCTTTTGAGACTTTCATAAGAAGCCATCCATGAAATAACATTACTCCTATAGCTATTACAACAAAGAATACCCCTTTCTTCATTATATCATATCCTTTCCACAACTCTCAATTTTGAAGAGTGTGCTCTATTGTTAAACTTCACTTCTTCTCCCTGTGGAACTATAGGTTTTCTTGTTATAAGTTTTACTTTTGCTTTTCCACCACATATACATACTGGCAACTCTGGTGGACATTTACAAGCAGTAGCTAAATCTCTAAACTTATTTTTAACAAGTCTATCCTCTAATGAGTGGAAGGTAATTATTCCTAATCTTCCCCCTGGTTTTAAAGCATCTACAGCCTTATCTATAGCTTTATCTAAAACTTCAAGCTCTCTATTAACTTCTATTCTAATTGCCTGGAAAGTCTTTTTAGCTGGGTGTTTTTGAGCTCTTTCAGGATAAGCTCTCTTAATAATTGCTACAAGTTCTCCTGTTGTCTCAATTTTATTTTTAGCTCTTTCTTCACATATAAGTCTGGCTATTCTTCTTGAATTTCTCTCTTCTCCATACTCATATATTATTCTTGCTAAATCCTCTTCTGAATAGTTATTTACAACATCATATGCAGATAGCTCACTATTCTGATTCATTCTCATGTCAAGTTTAGTGTCATATCTATATGAAAACCCTCTTGATGGGTCATCAAGTTGTGTAGATGATACTCCTATATCCATTAAAATTCCATCTATTTTATCATAACCAGCTGAATATAGAACTATATCCAAATTTTCAAAGTTATTTTTAAATACTTTCCATTTAGCACCATATTTCTCAAGTCTTTTTTTTGCAAATTCAATAGCCTGGTCATCCTGATCAATTGAAATCAATCTTCCCTTATCAGAAAGTTCTTTTAAAATTCCTTCAGAGTGACCTCCACCACCTAAGGTACAGTCAAGATACACTCCATCTTTATTTATAACTAAATTATCAATACATTCCCTGTATAGGACAGGTATATGATATTCACTAACTATCTCTTCCATTGTTCTCTCCTCTTGTTTTAAATTACAAAAATAGAGAAGCTCACGCTTCCCTATCTAAATATTAAAATGAAAATCAATCTTCTTAAAATATTTAAAAAGACATATGCTATTATAGGCGATATATCAATTCTCATATTTCTCATGGGAATAAGCACTCTAAAAGGTCTCAATATAGGTTCAGTCACGCTGTATAGCATATCTGTAAAACCATTGTGGGAATTAGGTGCAAGCCATGAAACAATAACTCTTATCAAAATAAGAGTATTTATTATGCTTATTATAGTATTCACCAAATTTAGTAACGTTATCATCATACTCAACCAGAGCTCCTTTTACTTATCTTGAATTAATAAAATAATGCTTACTCTTTGTTGTATATTCAACTCCTGACCACAATGTTAATAACACTGGTACCAACATCATATAATAGTTATATGGGTTTCTACCAAATAGCATCATTATCATAATTACTATCATCTGGCTAGTTGTCTTATATTTTCCCAATTTCCCAGCTGGAATAACATCACCTTTTACAGCTGCAAGCATTCTTATACCACTAATGAAAAATTCTCTTGCTATAACAATTATAGACATCCATGATGGTATATATTTCAAATCTACAAAAATAACAAGTGCTGAAATAACCAAAATTTTATCTGCAAGTGGGTCCATAATTTTACCAAAATCTGTAACAAGATTATATTTTCTAGCTAAATATCCATCAAAAAAATCTGTCAGGGAAGCTATAATAAATAGCACAAGTGCTATTAATCTATATGGTAGTCCTCCATTGTCTGATTCTTGAAGAAAGTATATAAAAGGCACTGCCATTACCAATCTTATTGAAGTTAACTTATTAGGCAAATTCATATTCATGCTCCTCCATAGTTATATTTAACTATTTTTCATTTTCAACAATTGGACCAATAAAATCGTAGTCGAAGTTTTGCTCCAATTTTACTTTAACAATCTCTCCAGGCTTTGCTGTTCCGTCAGTTGTTAAGACTTTTCCATCGATTTCAAGTGCCTGTCCTCTAGTTCTTCCCTCTAAAAGATACTCACTTTCACTAGAAACTCCATCAATCATAACATCTACAACTTGACCAAGAAGTTGTCTATTCTTCTTTTCAGCTATTTCACTTTGAAGATTTACAAGTTCTGCATATCTTCTCTCTTTAACATCTTCATCAACCTGATTTGGAAGTCTATATGCAACTGTATCCTCTTCTCTAGAGTATTTGAACACTCCAGCATAATCAAATTTAAACTCTTCTACAAAATCTCTAAGTTCTTGGAAATTCTCTTCAGTTTCTCCAGGGAATCCAACTATTAATGTTGTTCTGATTGTTGCATCTGGAATAGCTTTTCTTATTCTTTTTAGTACATCTTTTACTTCTTCTCCACTCTTTGCACGAGCCATATTTCTTAGGATTTCATCTGATACGTGCTGAATAGGTACATCAAAGTATTTACAAATTTTTTCTTCCTCTTTTATTGTTTGTATAAGTTCATCTGTTATATGACTAGGATGCATATAATATGATCTTATCCATTTTAAACCATCTATTTTGCATAGTTCTCTCATAAGAGCAGAAAGTTTTTCTTCTCCATATATATCAATTCCATACTCAGTAGTTTCCTGAGCTAATAGGTTTATCTCTCTTACTCCTGATGCTACCATATCTTTTGCTTCTTTAACTATATCTTCAATAGTTCTGCTACGAAGTTTTCCTCTCATTTGAGGTATGATACAGTATGTACAACTTCTATTGCATCCTTCTGATATTTTAAGGTATGCAGTGTGTGGTGCTGTTGTTCTGATTCTTTCTGTTTCTGCATTTGCAAGAAAATCAATGTGTGATGTTTCCACTACTTTTTTATTATCTAAGATATCATCTACAAGAGATTCTATCTTATCAATATCTCCAGTTCCAATTACAGCATCAACTTCAGGCATCTCTTTTAAAATCTCACCTGAATACTTTTGTGCAAGACATCCAGCAACTATAAGTTTCTTTAACTTACCATTTTTCTTTAACTCTCCAGCTTCAAGAATTGTCTCAATTGACTCTCTTTTAGCATCTCCGATAAATCCACAAGTGTTTACAATTATTATATCTGCATCTGCAACTTCACTTGTAAGTTCCATATTTTTTCTCTTAGATAAAATCCCTAAATAGTGCTCACTGTCTACAAGATTTTTACTGCAACCTAAGCTTATTAAAGCTAATTTCATTGTCCACCTCTTCTATATATTAAAATACAATATGGGGACATAGATAGAAAGGCTATGCCCCCTTAGTTAATTATACTCTTTTTTTACTTAAACTGATTTTTCCGTTGTCTGTAGATATTACTTTTACTTCAAATGTATCTCCAACTTTTAATACATCCTCTACATTAGCAACTCTTTCTTTAGAAATTTCTGATATGTGAAGTAATCCTTCTTTACCTGGTAAAATTTCCATAAATGCTCCAAATTTAGCAAGATTTACAACTTTACCCATGTAAACTTCTCCAACTTCAACATCTTTAACATAAGAATTTACAAGTTTTACTGTCTCATCTAGTGCAGCTTCATCTTTACAGAAGATAGATACTCTACCGTCATCTTCAATATCAACAGTTGCTCCAGTTTGATCAATAATTCCTTTAATATTTTTTCCACCTGTTCCAATTAATGCAGCAATTTTATCAGTTGGTATAGTCATTTGATAAATTCTTGGTACATTTGATTTGATTTTTGCAGGTTGAGGAATTGTATTGTTCATTAATTCTAATATTTGAAGTCTTGCTTCTAAAGCTTGTTTTAAAGCAATTCTCATTATCTCTTCAGTAATTCCTGTTATTTTTATATCCATTTGAAGAGCTGTGATACCACTCTTAGTTCCTGCAACTTTAAAGTCCATATCTCCTAAGTGGTCTTCAAGTCCCATAATATCTGTAAGAACTGTAAACTCTTCTCCCTCTTTAATAAGTCCCATTGCGATACCAGCAACGTGCTCTTTTATTGGTACACCTGCAGCCATAAGTGAAAGTGATCCTCCACATATTGATGCTTGTGAAGAAGATCCATTTGATTCAGTAATTTCAGATACAACTCTTATTGTATATGGGAATTCTTCTTCAGTTGGGATTACATATCTTAAAGCTCTTTCAGCAAGTGATCCGTGTCCTAATTCTCTTCTACCAGGTGATCCCATTCTTCCAGTTTCTCCAACTGAATATGGTGGGAAGTTATAATGTAGGTAGAATTTTTTATAGTATTCTTTTTCAAGATTGTCTACTAATTGTTCATCTTCCTTAGTACCTAAAGTAGTGATAACTACTGCTTGAGTTTCTCCTCTTGTAAACATTGCTGATCCATGAGGGATTGGTAAACAATCAACTTCAGCATATAGAGGTCTGATTTCAGTTGTTTTTCTTCCATCTACTCTATGTTTATGGTAAAGGATAGCATCTCTTACAAGTTTTTTCATTAAATCATGGTAGTATGATTTAAATTCAGCAACTACATCTTCAGGAACTTCTACATCCTCTTCTGTTCCAAAGTTTTCAGCAACAAATGCATTGTATAACTCTTCTTCTAATCCATCTACTGCTTCTTCTCTAGCTTTTTTACCTGTAGTTAAAACTGCAGCTTTTAATTTTTCCATACCATTTTCATCTATAAAATTCTTAACTAATGGCATTACTTCAGGTTTTACAAATTCGATTTTTTCTTTTCCAACTTCTTTTGCAAACTCTTCCTGGAATGCACATATTTTTTTGATGTTTTCATGAGCAAACATAATAGCAGCAAGCATTGTTTCTTCATCAAGTTCTTTAGCTCCTGCTTCAACCATGTTAACTGCATCTTTTGTACCTGCAACTGAAAGTTCAAGTTCGCTTGTCTCTAACTGTTCAGGTGTAGGGTTTAAAATAAACTCTCCATCTTTGTATCCAACTACTACTCCTGCAACTGGTCCTAAGAATGGAATATCAGATAGCATAAGTGCCATTGATGATCCTGTAATTCCTAAATAGTCAGTTGTATTTTCTCCATCATATGAAAATACAGTATTTACAATATGTACATCATAGTTGAATCCATCAGGGAACATTGGTCTTATTGGTCTGTCAATAAGTCTTGCTGTCAATGTTGCATCTGTTGATGGTCTTCCTTCTCTTTTATTAAATCCTCCTGGGAATTTTCCAGCAGCATAAAATTTCTCAATATAGTCAACTGTTAAAGGGAAAAAGTCAGTATTTTCTCTAGGCTCTTTGCTACGGTTAACTGTACTTAAAAGCACTGTATCTCCATATTGCACCATAACTGCCCCACTAGATTGTCTTGCTATTTTTCCAGTTGAAAATGTTAGCGTTCTTCCAGCTAACTCCATTTGAACTTTTTTTTCGTCAAACATAATACCTCCATTAATTTCCTGTTAGGAAGCAAATAATAAGGAGCAAAAAAACAACCCCTGTTATTTTCTCACTGCTTACTACTTAAACTTCCTAATCATCTTTTTTCAGTAATTATACCATTTTTACCGGTAAAAATCAAACACTAGATATAGTGTTTAAATTTTTAAATATTTGAAAAAAGCAAAAAAATTGATATAATATTGTAAATAACTTAAGAACACTAGAAATGGGAGCGAGACGATGAAAAAAATTATATATAAGCTACAGTATTGGCTTATGATATCTGCATGTAAAATATTGAGTTTATTTCCTGAAAAAAGTAGATTTAAATTTGGAGATTTTTTAGGAGCTCTTACATATAAACTTATTAAAAAACGTAGAATCATTGCGATTACAAATTTACAAATGGCATTTCCTGAAAAAGATAAAAAAGAGATTGAAGAGATTGCTCTTGAATCATGTAAAATTATGATGAAAGCATTTTTATGCACTCTTTGGATGAAGGATTATTTAAATACACCTGGAAAAGTAAAAATTATTAATAAAGAGATATTTGAAGAAACATATAGAGAGGGAAAAGGTATGATTGCCTCTCTGATGCATATGGGAAATATGGAAGCAACACTTAAAATAGCTCAGGGATACCCCGTTGTAACTGTGGCTAAAAAGCAAAGAAATCCATATATCAATAAATTTATAGATGACAGCAGAAAAAATGACCTCAATCTTACTGTATTTACAAAAAGCAAAAGTACAAGTAGAGAGCTTATTAAAAGAATTCACAATAAAGAGATATTTGCTCTTTTCAGTGATCACCGTGATAAAGGTGCTATAGTTGATTTTTTTGGTATGGAAGCAAAAGCTCCAACTGGTGCAGTTTCATTAGCACTTCGTTATGATTTGCCACTCCTTCTTGGATACAAT contains these protein-coding regions:
- the pnp gene encoding polyribonucleotide nucleotidyltransferase, which codes for MFDEKKVQMELAGRTLTFSTGKIARQSSGAVMVQYGDTVLLSTVNRSKEPRENTDFFPLTVDYIEKFYAAGKFPGGFNKREGRPSTDATLTARLIDRPIRPMFPDGFNYDVHIVNTVFSYDGENTTDYLGITGSSMALMLSDIPFLGPVAGVVVGYKDGEFILNPTPEQLETSELELSVAGTKDAVNMVEAGAKELDEETMLAAIMFAHENIKKICAFQEEFAKEVGKEKIEFVKPEVMPLVKNFIDENGMEKLKAAVLTTGKKAREEAVDGLEEELYNAFVAENFGTEEDVEVPEDVVAEFKSYYHDLMKKLVRDAILYHKHRVDGRKTTEIRPLYAEVDCLPIPHGSAMFTRGETQAVVITTLGTKEDEQLVDNLEKEYYKKFYLHYNFPPYSVGETGRMGSPGRRELGHGSLAERALRYVIPTEEEFPYTIRVVSEITESNGSSSQASICGGSLSLMAAGVPIKEHVAGIAMGLIKEGEEFTVLTDIMGLEDHLGDMDFKVAGTKSGITALQMDIKITGITEEIMRIALKQALEARLQILELMNNTIPQPAKIKSNVPRIYQMTIPTDKIAALIGTGGKNIKGIIDQTGATVDIEDDGRVSIFCKDEAALDETVKLVNSYVKDVEVGEVYMGKVVNLAKFGAFMEILPGKEGLLHISEISKERVANVEDVLKVGDTFEVKVISTDNGKISLSKKRV
- the pgsA gene encoding CDP-diacylglycerol--glycerol-3-phosphate 3-phosphatidyltransferase, giving the protein MNLPNKLTSIRLVMAVPFIYFLQESDNGGLPYRLIALVLFIIASLTDFFDGYLARKYNLVTDFGKIMDPLADKILVISALVIFVDLKYIPSWMSIIVIAREFFISGIRMLAAVKGDVIPAGKLGKYKTTSQMIVIMIMMLFGRNPYNYYMMLVPVLLTLWSGVEYTTKSKHYFINSR
- the rlmD gene encoding 23S rRNA (uracil(1939)-C(5))-methyltransferase RlmD is translated as MVKKNEIIEIKIDKIVNGGEGLGYYEDFAVFVPMSVPGDILKVKIISVKKTYGRGLIEEIITPGEERIEDSSKISFEDFQGCDFAMLKYDAQLKYKKEMVEDVMKKIGKNHSVVVNNTIGSVNPYHYRNKIIEPFSKVNGEIITGFFKRKSHEVFEVEENILNSKLGNKIIKELKVILNREKVSVYDEKKHEGILRNIMVRTNSQNQAMVVLIINANKVEKRYKDILMELKNKVPEIVSLYVSLNNKRTNVAIGDKNIFIWGEKALKEEIAGIHFNISPKSFFQINLEQTKKLYKTAVDLLENIENKNVVDAYSGTGTIAMIMSKKASKVYAIELVESATRDGEKTAKENGIENIDFINGTVEDKLATLISEGKKIDAVVFDPPRKGIDENSLTEIAKTGIKEIVYISCNPSTFARDSEILGKLGYNLDRVQPVDMFPGTAHTEVVGRFYK
- a CDS encoding YggT family protein — its product is MMITLLNLVNTIISIINTLILIRVIVSWLAPNSHNGFTDMLYSVTEPILRPFRVLIPMRNMRIDISPIIAYVFLNILRRLIFILIFR
- the rimO gene encoding 30S ribosomal protein S12 methylthiotransferase RimO, with the protein product MKLALISLGCSKNLVDSEHYLGILSKRKNMELTSEVADADIIIVNTCGFIGDAKRESIETILEAGELKKNGKLKKLIVAGCLAQKYSGEILKEMPEVDAVIGTGDIDKIESLVDDILDNKKVVETSHIDFLANAETERIRTTAPHTAYLKISEGCNRSCTYCIIPQMRGKLRSRTIEDIVKEAKDMVASGVREINLLAQETTEYGIDIYGEEKLSALMRELCKIDGLKWIRSYYMHPSHITDELIQTIKEEEKICKYFDVPIQHVSDEILRNMARAKSGEEVKDVLKRIRKAIPDATIRTTLIVGFPGETEENFQELRDFVEEFKFDYAGVFKYSREEDTVAYRLPNQVDEDVKERRYAELVNLQSEIAEKKNRQLLGQVVDVMIDGVSSESEYLLEGRTRGQALEIDGKVLTTDGTAKPGEIVKVKLEQNFDYDFIGPIVENEK
- the rsmH gene encoding 16S rRNA (cytosine(1402)-N(4))-methyltransferase RsmH — translated: MEEIVSEYHIPVLYRECIDNLVINKDGVYLDCTLGGGGHSEGILKELSDKGRLISIDQDDQAIEFAKKRLEKYGAKWKVFKNNFENLDIVLYSAGYDKIDGILMDIGVSSTQLDDPSRGFSYRYDTKLDMRMNQNSELSAYDVVNNYSEEDLARIIYEYGEERNSRRIARLICEERAKNKIETTGELVAIIKRAYPERAQKHPAKKTFQAIRIEVNRELEVLDKAIDKAVDALKPGGRLGIITFHSLEDRLVKNKFRDLATACKCPPELPVCICGGKAKVKLITRKPIVPQGEEVKFNNRAHSSKLRVVERI
- a CDS encoding lysophospholipid acyltransferase family protein, whose translation is MKKIIYKLQYWLMISACKILSLFPEKSRFKFGDFLGALTYKLIKKRRIIAITNLQMAFPEKDKKEIEEIALESCKIMMKAFLCTLWMKDYLNTPGKVKIINKEIFEETYREGKGMIASLMHMGNMEATLKIAQGYPVVTVAKKQRNPYINKFIDDSRKNDLNLTVFTKSKSTSRELIKRIHNKEIFALFSDHRDKGAIVDFFGMEAKAPTGAVSLALRYDLPLLLGYNYFNEDNTCTAVVEKIELVKTGNFKEDVLTNMQLLIDTMERVIREHPEQWMWFHDRWNLYRKLYKYKNKR